One region of Microbacterium rhizosphaerae genomic DNA includes:
- a CDS encoding RNA polymerase-binding protein RbpA: MADRSLRGIRLGAQSLQSEDGVVFHERAQFTYTCTACRRDTTLTFAADAEVPDTWECRTCGAEAVLRVGDTTVTVDHSDDKAPRTHWDMLLERRTIPELEELLEERLAYIRARRGAGEDVTTEKISA, translated from the coding sequence ATGGCAGACCGCAGCTTGCGCGGCATTCGACTCGGCGCCCAGAGCCTTCAAAGTGAAGACGGCGTCGTGTTCCATGAGCGCGCGCAGTTCACCTACACCTGCACCGCGTGCCGGCGCGACACCACCCTGACGTTCGCGGCCGACGCCGAAGTGCCCGACACCTGGGAGTGCCGCACCTGTGGTGCAGAGGCCGTCCTCCGTGTCGGTGACACGACCGTCACGGTCGACCACAGCGACGACAAGGCGCCCCGCACGCACTGGGACATGCTGCTCGAGCGCCGTACGATCCCCGAGCTCGAAGAGCTTCTCGAGGAGCGTCTCGCCTACATCCGCGCGCGTCGCGGCGCCGGTGAGGACGTCACCACGGAGAAGATCAGCGCCTGA
- the lnt gene encoding apolipoprotein N-acyltransferase, giving the protein MPPFRPFLPLWAATLSAVAGGLALTTAFPSLAWWPMAFVGVTLALLSLIGRTVWGSLLVGFAFGLAFFLVNVSFTARYLGPVPWLALSILESALTAIGSIPIALAYRWLPRVMPGTWSRLIGLPLLVAGLWTAREQFVGSWPYGGFPWGRIGLTQSNSPLADLASWVGVSGLTFLIVALCAGTIEYARLRSLRDLRAAIPVVALIVVLVAVPQFPTTGAGTMRVGAVQGNGPSGYFDKHEDYAVLNAQVAASQPLFGKNLDLLVWPEGGIDYDPTQDEPTVAVLNEVQRQAGAAFLANGVVQKGKEYFNTSFLWQAGAGITQSYAKRHPVPFGEYVPDRWFYGALAPDLINLIQREYTPGIDPPYVRARGVGIGLAICFDVIYDDVIWEGAESGAEFYAFQTNNADFRGTDENLQQLAVARMRAIETGRSVVNISTVGTSQVIAPDGSTIQSLPAGTAGHVLADVPLRTGLTPAVLLGAWVQIVIGWGSLALLIALGVVVYRRSAKTPAPEGTGVALQP; this is encoded by the coding sequence GTGCCGCCGTTCCGCCCCTTCCTCCCGCTGTGGGCGGCGACCCTCAGCGCGGTCGCCGGCGGTCTCGCCCTGACGACGGCCTTCCCGAGCCTCGCGTGGTGGCCCATGGCGTTCGTCGGCGTGACGCTGGCGCTGCTGAGCCTCATCGGGCGAACCGTCTGGGGCTCCCTGCTCGTGGGCTTCGCGTTCGGGCTCGCGTTCTTCCTCGTGAACGTCTCGTTCACGGCTCGGTATCTCGGGCCGGTGCCGTGGCTCGCCCTCTCGATCCTGGAGTCCGCCCTCACCGCGATCGGCTCGATCCCGATCGCCCTGGCCTACCGCTGGCTGCCGCGCGTGATGCCGGGGACCTGGTCGCGGCTCATCGGCCTGCCGCTTCTCGTGGCCGGGCTCTGGACGGCGCGCGAGCAGTTCGTCGGCTCGTGGCCCTACGGCGGATTCCCCTGGGGACGCATCGGGCTCACCCAGTCCAACAGCCCTCTCGCCGACCTCGCCTCGTGGGTCGGCGTCTCCGGTCTGACGTTCCTCATCGTGGCGCTGTGCGCCGGGACCATCGAGTACGCACGGCTGCGATCGCTGCGCGATCTGCGCGCCGCCATTCCGGTCGTCGCGCTGATCGTCGTCCTGGTGGCGGTGCCGCAGTTCCCGACGACCGGTGCGGGAACGATGCGCGTCGGCGCCGTGCAGGGCAATGGGCCGTCGGGGTACTTCGACAAGCACGAGGACTACGCGGTCCTGAACGCGCAGGTCGCCGCATCCCAGCCCCTCTTCGGCAAGAATCTCGACCTCCTCGTCTGGCCCGAGGGCGGCATCGACTACGACCCGACGCAGGACGAGCCGACCGTCGCCGTCCTGAACGAGGTCCAGCGGCAGGCGGGCGCGGCGTTCCTCGCGAACGGGGTCGTCCAGAAGGGCAAGGAGTACTTCAACACCTCGTTCCTCTGGCAGGCCGGCGCGGGCATCACGCAGTCGTATGCCAAACGGCATCCGGTGCCGTTCGGCGAGTACGTGCCGGATCGCTGGTTCTACGGCGCGCTCGCGCCGGATCTGATCAACCTGATCCAGCGCGAGTACACTCCGGGAATCGATCCGCCCTACGTCCGCGCACGCGGGGTCGGCATCGGGCTCGCCATCTGCTTCGACGTCATCTACGACGACGTGATCTGGGAGGGGGCCGAGTCGGGTGCGGAGTTCTACGCGTTCCAGACGAACAACGCCGACTTCCGCGGCACGGACGAGAACCTTCAGCAGCTCGCGGTCGCCCGGATGCGCGCGATCGAGACCGGCAGGTCGGTCGTCAACATCTCCACGGTCGGCACGAGTCAGGTGATCGCGCCCGACGGCAGCACGATCCAGAGCCTGCCCGCAGGCACAGCGGGGCACGTGCTGGCCGACGTGCCGCTGCGGACCGGGCTGACGCCCGCCGTCCTCCTCGGCGCGTGGGTGCAGATCGTCATCGGGTGGGGGAGCCTCGCTCTGCTCATCGCCCTCGGCGTCGTCGTCTACCGCCGCAGCGCGAAAACGCCGGCCCCCGAAGGAACCGGCGTCGCGCTGCAACCCTGA
- a CDS encoding DEAD/DEAH box helicase: MSSPSERYEQARAAAAHPLATAFADSQRFSLDPFQIEACRALEEGRSVLVAAPTGAGKTIVGEFAIHLAMRESDEKAFYTTPIKALSNQKFRELVDVYGPDDVGLLTGDTNINGNARIVVMTTEVLRNMLYADSPALRGLRFVVMDEVHYLADRFRGAVWEEVIIHLPSAVRLVSLSATVSNAEEFGDWLDTVRGDTEVIVSETRPVPLEQHVLVRSDLLPLFDDRAGVATARVNQELMRIRSFKGQTYESNRRAQASSSARHAGYEAVRRRPHKGGTRPVRSANVSRIERLDRPDVVELLNRANLLPAIFFIFSRMGCDAAVQQVRRAGLRLTTPEERAEIRAIVDERTRMMLDEDLAVLGYWEWRENLERGVAAHHAGLLPAFKEVVEELFQRKLLKAVFATETLALGINMPARTVVLEKLEKFNGEARVAITPGEYTQLTGRAGRRGIDVEGHAVIQWTEGLDPQAVAALASRRTYPLNSSFRPTYNMAVNLIEQFGRPRARQILESSFAQFQADRAVVGLARQVREQEESLAGYAKAMSCDRGDFAEYSGIRRELGDLEKINRKDANASRSTRDARHKQIATLRRRMQRHPCHSCPDREDHARWAERYWKLRRTADRLRQQIETRTGTVARVFDRVVEVLGEVGYVEGTGAATRVTASGATMRRIYGERDLLVAESLRLGLWDRLDAASLAAIACCLVYEPRRDGDGPGANGLPRGAFRAALTATQDLWQELDDLEREHRLPGSNPVATGLATAMHAWALGMPLDRVLIEADMAAGDFVRWAKQTIDLLDQLSLVAQPALASTARTALDEVRHGIVAYSSV; the protein is encoded by the coding sequence GTGAGCTCCCCCTCCGAGCGGTACGAACAGGCCCGTGCGGCCGCAGCGCATCCGCTCGCCACGGCGTTCGCGGATTCCCAGCGCTTTTCGCTGGATCCTTTCCAGATCGAGGCCTGCCGTGCACTGGAGGAGGGCCGCAGCGTGCTCGTCGCTGCCCCGACCGGCGCGGGCAAGACCATCGTGGGCGAATTCGCGATCCATCTCGCCATGCGCGAGAGCGATGAGAAGGCGTTCTACACGACCCCGATCAAGGCGCTCTCGAACCAGAAGTTCCGTGAGCTCGTCGACGTGTACGGGCCGGACGACGTGGGCCTTCTCACCGGCGACACGAACATCAACGGCAACGCGCGCATCGTCGTCATGACGACGGAAGTCCTGCGCAACATGCTGTACGCGGACTCTCCCGCGCTGCGCGGGCTGCGCTTCGTCGTGATGGATGAGGTGCACTACCTCGCCGACCGCTTCCGCGGAGCCGTGTGGGAGGAGGTCATCATCCACCTCCCGTCCGCCGTCCGCCTGGTGTCTCTGTCGGCCACGGTCTCCAACGCGGAGGAGTTCGGCGACTGGCTCGACACGGTACGCGGCGACACCGAGGTCATCGTGTCCGAGACGCGGCCGGTTCCGCTCGAACAGCATGTTCTGGTGCGCAGCGACCTGCTGCCCCTGTTCGACGACCGCGCGGGCGTGGCCACCGCACGCGTCAACCAGGAACTGATGCGCATCCGCTCGTTCAAGGGCCAGACGTACGAGAGCAACCGGCGCGCCCAGGCGTCGAGCAGTGCACGCCACGCCGGCTATGAAGCGGTCCGCCGCCGCCCGCACAAGGGCGGCACACGGCCGGTGCGCTCGGCGAACGTGAGCCGCATCGAGCGGCTCGACCGCCCCGACGTCGTCGAGCTGCTGAACCGGGCGAACCTCCTGCCCGCGATCTTCTTCATCTTCAGCCGGATGGGCTGCGACGCCGCGGTGCAGCAAGTGCGCCGCGCCGGGCTCCGCCTCACGACGCCGGAGGAGCGCGCCGAGATCCGTGCCATCGTCGACGAGCGCACCCGCATGATGCTCGACGAGGACCTCGCGGTCCTCGGCTACTGGGAATGGCGGGAGAACCTCGAGCGCGGCGTCGCCGCCCATCACGCGGGGCTTCTGCCCGCATTCAAGGAGGTCGTCGAGGAGCTCTTCCAGCGCAAGCTCCTGAAGGCGGTCTTCGCGACCGAGACGCTCGCCCTCGGCATCAACATGCCGGCACGCACCGTGGTCCTCGAGAAGCTGGAGAAGTTCAACGGCGAGGCGCGGGTCGCCATCACACCGGGGGAGTACACGCAGCTCACCGGCCGCGCCGGGCGGCGCGGCATCGACGTCGAGGGCCACGCCGTCATCCAGTGGACCGAAGGCCTCGACCCGCAGGCGGTGGCGGCCCTCGCATCCCGCCGCACCTACCCGCTGAACTCGAGCTTCCGGCCGACGTACAACATGGCGGTGAACCTTATCGAGCAGTTCGGGCGTCCGCGGGCACGGCAGATCCTCGAGTCGTCGTTCGCGCAGTTCCAAGCCGATCGCGCCGTCGTCGGCCTCGCCCGACAAGTCCGCGAGCAGGAGGAGTCGCTCGCCGGCTACGCGAAGGCGATGAGCTGCGATCGCGGTGACTTCGCCGAGTACTCGGGCATCCGCCGCGAGCTGGGCGATCTGGAGAAGATCAACCGCAAGGACGCGAACGCCTCCCGCTCCACACGCGACGCCCGGCACAAGCAGATCGCCACGCTGCGGCGACGGATGCAGCGCCACCCCTGCCACTCCTGTCCCGACCGCGAGGACCATGCCCGATGGGCCGAGCGGTACTGGAAGCTGCGCCGCACCGCCGATCGCCTGCGCCAGCAGATCGAGACCCGTACGGGCACGGTCGCCCGCGTCTTCGACCGCGTGGTCGAGGTGCTGGGCGAGGTCGGCTACGTCGAGGGCACGGGAGCCGCCACGCGGGTCACGGCGTCGGGTGCGACCATGCGACGGATCTACGGCGAGCGCGACCTGCTCGTGGCCGAGTCCCTGCGGCTCGGACTCTGGGACCGATTGGATGCCGCATCCCTCGCCGCGATCGCCTGCTGCCTCGTGTACGAGCCGCGGCGGGATGGCGACGGCCCGGGTGCGAACGGCCTTCCGCGCGGAGCGTTCCGTGCCGCGCTCACGGCCACGCAGGACCTCTGGCAGGAGCTCGACGACCTCGAGCGCGAGCACCGCCTCCCGGGCTCCAACCCTGTCGCGACGGGGCTCGCGACCGCGATGCATGCGTGGGCGCTGGGGATGCCGCTGGACCGGGTGCTCATCGAGGCCGACATGGCGGCGGGGGACTTCGTACGCTGGGCGAAGCAGACGATCGACCTGCTCGACCAGCTCTCGCTCGTCGCGCAACCCGCGCTGGCGTCCACCGCGCGCACGGCGCTCGATGAGGTGCGGCACGGCATCGTGGCGTACTCCTCGGTGTGA
- the tatC gene encoding twin-arginine translocase subunit TatC: MPLIKHLLELRRRLFIAAAALIVGMVIAFIISGPVIDLLAQPIKQIAVEQGRLYTALNFNTVSSGFDLHMRIAFSIGLLLSAPIWLWQIWAFIMPGLTRKEIRYTIGFLGAAVPLFAAGLYVGWLIMPHMVLLMANFVPEGKGISQFYDYSTYYDFVFKLLLVIGVSFVTPVFLVALNLAGVVSGRGILKAWRIAIVVIAVFAAAATPAADVTSMLLLGGILAVLYFAAVGISMLFDRRKRKREKLILPPDPVE, translated from the coding sequence ATGCCGCTGATCAAGCATCTGCTCGAACTGCGGCGCCGCCTGTTCATCGCGGCCGCGGCGCTGATCGTCGGGATGGTCATCGCGTTCATCATCTCCGGGCCGGTGATCGATCTGCTGGCCCAGCCCATCAAGCAGATCGCAGTGGAGCAGGGGCGGCTGTACACCGCCCTGAACTTCAACACGGTCTCGAGCGGCTTCGATCTCCACATGCGCATCGCGTTCTCGATCGGGCTGCTTCTGTCCGCGCCCATCTGGCTCTGGCAGATCTGGGCGTTCATCATGCCCGGGCTCACCCGTAAGGAGATCCGGTACACGATCGGGTTCCTCGGTGCCGCTGTTCCGCTGTTCGCCGCCGGACTCTACGTCGGCTGGCTGATCATGCCGCACATGGTCCTGCTGATGGCGAACTTCGTGCCGGAGGGCAAAGGCATCTCGCAGTTCTACGACTATTCGACCTACTACGACTTCGTCTTCAAGCTGCTTCTCGTGATCGGGGTCTCGTTCGTCACCCCCGTGTTCCTGGTGGCGCTGAACCTCGCGGGCGTCGTGTCGGGTCGCGGCATCCTCAAGGCCTGGCGGATCGCCATCGTCGTCATCGCGGTCTTCGCGGCCGCGGCCACCCCCGCCGCAGATGTGACGTCCATGCTGCTGCTCGGCGGCATCCTCGCCGTGCTGTACTTCGCGGCGGTGGGAATCTCCATGCTGTTCGACCGGCGAAAGCGCAAGCGCGAGAAGCTCATCCTGCCGCCGGACCCAGTGGAGTGA
- the tatA gene encoding Sec-independent protein translocase subunit TatA — protein sequence MGAFGWPHLLIILAVIILIFGAAKLPALAKSLGQSARVFKGEMKAMKEEDNATASAKVEQPASDDAAKASVESGKPADSNS from the coding sequence ATGGGCGCATTCGGATGGCCGCACCTGCTGATCATCCTCGCCGTCATCATCCTGATCTTCGGCGCGGCGAAGCTGCCGGCGCTGGCCAAGAGCCTCGGGCAGTCGGCGCGGGTGTTCAAGGGTGAGATGAAGGCGATGAAGGAAGAGGACAACGCGACGGCGAGCGCGAAGGTCGAGCAGCCCGCGTCTGATGACGCGGCGAAGGCTTCGGTCGAGTCGGGCAAGCCCGCCGACTCCAACTCCTGA
- a CDS encoding helix-turn-helix transcriptional regulator, translating to MSPRPAQASARAALMLQLVPYLVAKEEVSIAEAADDFDVSREQMRAMVRQLTMIGRPGDAGYWQMPNDLFDIDWELLDEQDTIVITNTVALERAPKLTAREAAALLAGLQLARSLPGVGSSDVVAGLLAKLSKGAASAPAEVIVVPPRVDAVRVAVDEALRSGVALSFTYKAPDAEATTRTVDPVKVHIANGEWYLQGWCHLRQAMRTFHLDRVSDLELTDIPITHGDDSVPALFSPGENDIEIRVRFADDVAPLLGDYLDRAIVESSGGITTATLQVADEHSLKRLAARRGGAVEILSPPAARAAAAAWAEAGLAQYH from the coding sequence ATGAGCCCGCGTCCGGCCCAGGCGTCGGCACGCGCCGCCCTGATGCTGCAGCTCGTTCCCTACCTCGTCGCGAAGGAGGAGGTCTCGATCGCCGAGGCGGCCGACGACTTCGACGTCTCGCGCGAGCAGATGCGCGCCATGGTGCGCCAGCTCACCATGATCGGCCGCCCGGGCGACGCGGGCTACTGGCAGATGCCGAACGATCTGTTCGACATCGACTGGGAGCTGCTCGACGAGCAGGACACGATCGTCATCACCAACACCGTGGCCCTCGAGCGCGCGCCGAAGCTCACGGCGCGCGAGGCCGCCGCACTCCTCGCGGGTCTGCAGCTGGCCCGATCGCTGCCCGGGGTCGGCTCGAGCGACGTGGTGGCCGGGCTTCTCGCCAAGCTGTCCAAGGGCGCGGCCAGCGCCCCCGCCGAGGTGATCGTCGTGCCGCCGCGTGTCGACGCCGTCCGCGTCGCGGTCGACGAGGCGCTGCGCTCGGGCGTCGCGCTCTCCTTCACGTACAAGGCGCCGGATGCCGAGGCCACCACGCGCACGGTGGACCCGGTCAAGGTGCACATCGCGAACGGCGAGTGGTACCTGCAGGGCTGGTGCCACCTCCGTCAGGCGATGCGCACGTTCCACCTCGACCGGGTGAGCGACCTCGAGCTCACCGACATCCCGATCACCCACGGCGACGACAGCGTGCCTGCGCTCTTCTCCCCGGGCGAGAACGACATCGAGATCCGTGTGCGCTTCGCCGACGACGTCGCCCCCCTGCTCGGCGACTACCTCGACCGGGCGATTGTGGAGTCGTCGGGGGGCATCACCACCGCGACGCTGCAGGTCGCCGACGAGCACAGCCTCAAGCGCCTCGCCGCACGCCGCGGCGGAGCGGTAGAGATCCTGTCGCCGCCGGCGGCCCGCGCCGCCGCGGCGGCCTGGGCAGAGGCCGGACTCGCCCAATACCACTGA